AAATCAAGGAAGGCAATTTGGTGGTCTTAGCAGCTTTTGGGAGCGGATTTACTTGGGGAAGTGCTATTATTAGATGGTAATATTGCTTCGGCAGAAAAAATAAAAAAGCCTTTCAGCAAAACTGAAAGGCTTTTGTTTTACCCAAAAAATAGGTATAATTTTTTAAAGGCTAATTCAAATAAATTATAAAATGAAATTTTAGGTATTGTATTATAATAGACGAAATGATATTGCCAATAGTTTCACCCCGAATGGCTTTTTAACAAAATAATAACGGACTAGAAAATTCCTCCGCCTCCAGACGAGGTGTTGTCGTCTCTGTTTTTTCTGCCCTTGGCGCGGTAATTACTTCCTCCGAATCTATAGGCCAATCCTACATAAATGGTATTGCTTTCATTTTTAAATTCCCCGCTCTGTGGATAGGGTGTATTTCCACTAAAAGCAAACTTCATGGAATTAAAAACATCATTATAATTTATACTAAAAGTTCCGCGGCCTTCCCATAAACTATATCGCGCGCCCAAATTCACAAAATAGAGGGGTTCAGATTCAAACTGAATTCCCTTGTTTTTTGCTCGGTAAAGTCCAAAGCCCGATAAAGTAAGGTTTTTGGTAACCGTAAAATTATTCGACATTCTAACATTCCAGGCAACGTTATCTGTTTCTACAACTTGTGTTATTATATCGTCCACAGTTGGAGTTCCCGTAGCGTTTTCAAAAGTTTCGGTAATACCTTTTTGAGTTTGTTTGTATAGCTCAAAACTGGTGTTAAAACTCCACCATTTTGTGGGTTTGTAGTTTGAAGAAAGTTCAATTCCGTATAAATCGGTACTGCTGAAATTTTGAAAGGTAAGAATAGACCTATCTAAATTTGTGCGATCTATGAGTATTGCACGGTTTATTTCGTTATCCACCAATCGGTAGAACAATCCGCCAGTGAAACTTCCCATTTCAAAATTACGGGTGTAATTGGCCTCTATTGAATTGGTAAACTGAGGCTCCAAGTTTATATTTCCGAAAGAAGAAATTAAGGGTGTACTAAACTCACGAATGGGATTTACCTGATCAAGTCCCGGACGATCTACCCTACGGCTGTAACTAAGTTGGTACTGATTTTTTTCGCTGGGAGAATACGTTACAAAAGCACTGGGATACACCTGAAAATAATCATTAGTGAAGGCACGCACTTTGTTGGTATCGGCTTTTACGCTAACGTTTTCCACTCGTGCACCTAGCTGGTATGACCATTTTTCATAGGTTTTTCCAAAAGTGGCATAAAGTGAATAGATGTCGCGAAGGTATTCAAAGCGCGTTGACGGCGTATCTGTTAACTCGCCATTGGCATTGTAACTTTTGCCGTTGGAGGCATAATCTATGGTGGTTTCAAAAAGCCGTGCCTCGACCCCTGCTTCAATTTTTATACTTTCTGAAATTGGATTTACATAATCAAGATTCACGGTTAGTTGATTGCGGTCCGTTTCATCATTGTCCGAAAAATTTTCTAAAGGTGAAGCTCCGCGAAATTTATATTTTCCGATGGTTTCATTTGAAAATATATTATAATCTGCTTCTAGCTCAAGACTGTGATCCGCTTTTTCAAAATTTACTTTATAGTCGAAATTATATTGTGATGATACATTTTCATTGGCAAAATAGAATAATTGTTGTTGGTTGAGAGATGGTTGATCCAAATAAAAAATTGTGGAACTTCCGTCGCCTTTTCCTTCGTATAAATTTTGATTGGTAAAGAAGGATATCGTGTTTTTGTCATTTAAATAATAATCCATTCCCACTTTAAAAAGGTTGGATTTACTATCGTCCAAAAAATGTATCACTTCTTTTGAGTTGTTCAGGGAACGTGTAATGAGTCCGTCATTCTCGTTTTTGGAAACATTATTACTAAGGTTGGCATAGAAATTAAATTTTCCATTTCTGTAATTCATATCCAAACCCGCATTGAATTTTGCGTTTTCCCTATACGTTAGCCCAACAGAAGCATTCCCGTTAAAACCCACGTTCACATTTTTATGAAGAATAATATTAATTAGACCGCTCATGCCCTCAGGATTGTATTTTGCCGAAGGATTGGTAATAAGTTCAATTTGCTTTATGGATGACGACGGAATCTGCTTTAGCAATTGCGCTACTGGAATGTTTGAAAGTTTGCCATCTACCATGACCCGCACATTTTGGTTGCCCCGCATAGAAAGTTCGCCTGTTTGTTGGTCAATACTCACGGTGGGCAGGTTATTCATAATATCTGAAGCAGTAGGCCCAGCGGTTGAAAGATCCTTGCCCACGTTTATTACTTTTTTGTCTAACCGTTGTTCAATAGTAGATCTTTCGGCCACGATATTTACCTCGTCCAGCGAAGCAATGTCTTCCTCCAGCAATATATTGCCAAGATAAATAGATTCATTTCCTTTCGTGATGTTAATTTCGGTTGTAAAAACTTTATAGCCAATATATTGAATCATTACTTGGCATTGGCCTTCCGGTATTTTGTGGATTTCAAATTTACCGGTATCATCGGTTACTGCGCCGGTAATTATTTCGCCCTTTAAATTTTTTACTACAACAGTAACGTAGGGAAGGGGTTGGTTTAAAATTTTGTCTGTTACACTGCCATAAATGTGGCCGCGTTTTTCCGTTGGGTCGTTAACGGCATGGACCGCACCGAATACGACGAATGCAATTAATACTAAAATGTTTTTCATTTGTGTGATTGATTGATGTTATTGATTGATTTATTAAAAAATAAGACAGTATTTTCCATTAGATAGTATCTTGTATAACATACTAACTTTGCAAATGTTACCGCGCTTATATATACAAGACGATTTAATTTTTTTTCTGTTACACTTAAAGTGAAGAAATTTTAAAAAAAACAAACCCGAAGCGAGCGCCCCGGGTTTGAATCTTTACTGCTATTATTAACACTAACCATCAACGTAAAAATTTCGCAGTAAAGAATTAATCTACTATATAGACGTTGAAAAAGGCAAATTGTT
This region of Aequorivita marisscotiae genomic DNA includes:
- a CDS encoding TonB-dependent receptor domain-containing protein; the protein is MKNILVLIAFVVFGAVHAVNDPTEKRGHIYGSVTDKILNQPLPYVTVVVKNLKGEIITGAVTDDTGKFEIHKIPEGQCQVMIQYIGYKVFTTEINITKGNESIYLGNILLEEDIASLDEVNIVAERSTIEQRLDKKVINVGKDLSTAGPTASDIMNNLPTVSIDQQTGELSMRGNQNVRVMVDGKLSNIPVAQLLKQIPSSSIKQIELITNPSAKYNPEGMSGLINIILHKNVNVGFNGNASVGLTYRENAKFNAGLDMNYRNGKFNFYANLSNNVSKNENDGLITRSLNNSKEVIHFLDDSKSNLFKVGMDYYLNDKNTISFFTNQNLYEGKGDGSSTIFYLDQPSLNQQQLFYFANENVSSQYNFDYKVNFEKADHSLELEADYNIFSNETIGKYKFRGASPLENFSDNDETDRNQLTVNLDYVNPISESIKIEAGVEARLFETTIDYASNGKSYNANGELTDTPSTRFEYLRDIYSLYATFGKTYEKWSYQLGARVENVSVKADTNKVRAFTNDYFQVYPSAFVTYSPSEKNQYQLSYSRRVDRPGLDQVNPIREFSTPLISSFGNINLEPQFTNSIEANYTRNFEMGSFTGGLFYRLVDNEINRAILIDRTNLDRSILTFQNFSSTDLYGIELSSNYKPTKWWSFNTSFELYKQTQKGITETFENATGTPTVDDIITQVVETDNVAWNVRMSNNFTVTKNLTLSGFGLYRAKNKGIQFESEPLYFVNLGARYSLWEGRGTFSINYNDVFNSMKFAFSGNTPYPQSGEFKNESNTIYVGLAYRFGGSNYRAKGRKNRDDNTSSGGGGIF